The following proteins are co-located in the Microbacterium profundi genome:
- a CDS encoding NfeD family protein — protein MDDVSVFIELVTEWAWIGWLVLIAVFLVIEMLTLDFTFLMLALGSAVGLVTGLFGLPVWAQLIVAAVAAALFILVIRPPLLRRLHRGEDPTKSNVDALIGLRGTALADITRVSGQVKVSNGDTWTARAETAVPIPQGAPVAITAINGATAIVRPVND, from the coding sequence ATGGACGACGTATCCGTCTTCATCGAACTGGTCACCGAATGGGCGTGGATCGGCTGGCTCGTGCTGATCGCCGTGTTCCTCGTGATCGAGATGCTGACCCTCGATTTCACCTTCCTGATGCTCGCGCTCGGCAGCGCGGTCGGTCTCGTCACCGGATTGTTCGGGCTGCCGGTATGGGCGCAGCTCATCGTCGCCGCGGTCGCGGCAGCGCTGTTCATCCTCGTCATCCGTCCGCCTCTGCTCAGGCGCCTGCACCGCGGTGAGGATCCGACGAAGTCCAACGTCGATGCGCTGATCGGGCTGCGCGGAACAGCGCTGGCCGACATCACGCGGGTCTCAGGACAGGTCAAGGTCAGCAACGGCGACACCTGGACTGCTCGCGCCGAAACCGCCGTCCCCATTCCTCAGGGAGCACCGGTCGCGATCACCGCGATCAACGGCGCGACCGCCATCGTCCGTCCCGTCAACGACTAG
- a CDS encoding SDR family oxidoreductase, translated as MTDVLPAGSLAGKVALVTGSSRGIGADTVRYFAEAGADVVVNFRNKAPRAEKLATQLRELGGRALVVGADLTDPASVAEMFDQVRAEYGRLDVLVLNASGGMESGMAEDYALTLNRDAQLSVLHAALPLLGEGSRVVFVTSHQAHFIRTTPTMPEYEPVARSKRAGEDALRELIPMLEEKGIGFTVVSGDMIEGTITATLLERANPGAIAERRGSAGKLYNVSEFAAEVALAAVEPVPDDNTRLVGDTSGFGDQ; from the coding sequence GTGACCGACGTTCTGCCCGCAGGTTCTCTCGCCGGAAAGGTCGCCCTGGTCACCGGCTCGTCGCGCGGCATCGGTGCCGACACCGTCCGATACTTCGCCGAGGCCGGCGCGGACGTCGTGGTCAACTTCCGCAACAAGGCTCCGCGCGCCGAGAAGCTTGCGACGCAACTGCGTGAGCTCGGAGGTCGGGCTCTCGTCGTCGGGGCCGACCTCACCGATCCGGCATCCGTCGCCGAGATGTTCGACCAGGTGCGCGCGGAGTACGGGCGGCTCGACGTGCTCGTACTCAACGCCTCCGGCGGCATGGAGTCCGGGATGGCCGAGGACTACGCGCTCACGCTGAATCGCGATGCGCAGCTGAGCGTGCTCCACGCAGCGCTGCCGCTGCTCGGCGAGGGATCGCGCGTCGTCTTCGTGACGAGCCACCAGGCGCACTTCATCCGCACCACGCCGACCATGCCCGAATACGAGCCGGTCGCCAGGTCGAAGCGGGCGGGTGAGGATGCTCTGCGCGAGTTGATCCCGATGCTCGAGGAGAAGGGGATCGGATTCACGGTCGTCTCCGGCGACATGATCGAAGGCACGATCACTGCGACTCTGCTCGAGCGTGCGAATCCTGGCGCGATCGCAGAGCGCCGCGGCTCAGCGGGCAAGCTCTACAACGTCTCGGAGTTCGCCGCCGAGGTGGCACTCGCCGCCGTCGAGCCGGTCCCTGACGACAACACCCGTCTGGTCGGCGACACGAGCGGGTTCGGCGACCAATAG
- a CDS encoding HdeD family acid-resistance protein, with protein MSGTLSEAKSLFKSIRITLAVFGAIALIAGIVLLVWPLKTAVLVTGIIAAYLILAGIVYVGLGIFSGQKGGWARVGHIVLGVLYIAAGIIAFTNLAAVTATLAFITVIFIGISWIVDGIVSLTLLNKDGSRVWTIIYAILSIIAGIIVIFSPLLAVVALWWILGITLVVLGIIQIVRAITLGRDEKAATAEFTANAAPAE; from the coding sequence ATGTCTGGAACGCTCTCCGAAGCGAAGTCGCTGTTCAAGTCGATCCGCATCACCCTCGCCGTCTTCGGAGCCATCGCACTGATCGCCGGAATCGTCCTCCTCGTCTGGCCGTTGAAGACGGCTGTGCTGGTGACCGGGATCATCGCGGCATACCTGATCCTCGCCGGCATCGTCTACGTCGGACTCGGGATCTTCTCAGGCCAGAAGGGCGGCTGGGCGCGAGTCGGTCACATCGTGCTCGGTGTGCTCTACATCGCTGCAGGCATCATCGCGTTCACGAACCTCGCGGCCGTCACGGCCACGTTGGCGTTCATCACCGTGATCTTCATCGGCATCAGCTGGATCGTCGACGGCATCGTCTCGCTCACGCTGCTCAACAAGGACGGCTCGAGGGTCTGGACGATCATCTACGCGATCCTCAGCATCATCGCCGGCATCATCGTGATCTTCTCCCCGCTGCTCGCCGTTGTCGCGCTCTGGTGGATCCTCGGCATCACGCTCGTCGTGCTCGGCATCATCCAGATCGTCCGGGCCATCACGCTCGGGCGTGATGAGAAGGCGGCCACTGCGGAGTTCACGGCGAATGCGGCTCCGGCCGAGTAG
- a CDS encoding helix-turn-helix transcriptional regulator, with translation MRHVRDRIDREYASPLDVEALARGVHMSAGHLSRQFKATYGEAPYSYLMTRRVERAMALLRRGDLSVTEVCFEVGSSSLGTFSTRFTELVGVPPSVYRERAADVSGIPNFQIKHVTRPIRNQEAPRTDANLTWAS, from the coding sequence ATGCGCCATGTTCGCGATCGCATCGATCGTGAATATGCGAGTCCTCTCGATGTCGAGGCACTCGCGCGTGGCGTGCACATGTCGGCGGGGCACTTGAGCAGACAGTTCAAGGCGACCTACGGCGAAGCGCCGTACTCGTATCTGATGACTCGAAGGGTGGAACGCGCGATGGCGCTTCTACGGCGCGGCGATCTCAGCGTGACGGAGGTGTGCTTCGAGGTCGGATCGTCATCGCTCGGCACGTTCAGTACACGTTTCACCGAACTCGTCGGTGTGCCGCCGAGTGTGTATCGCGAACGCGCGGCCGATGTCTCCGGCATCCCGAACTTCCAGATCAAGCACGTCACGAGACCGATCAGGAATCAAGAAGCGCCGCGCACCGACGCCAACCTAACCTGGGCATCATGA
- a CDS encoding VOC family protein — translation MNITIHYAFLPHTDADAALGFYRDALGFELRKDVGYDGMRWLTVGPVGQPQTSIVLHPPATDPGLSDDERRTILELIAKGSYGALTLASDDLDALFDQLVSRRADIVQEPMDQPYGERDCAVRDPAGNLLRINQAA, via the coding sequence ATGAACATCACCATCCACTACGCGTTCCTTCCTCATACAGATGCCGACGCGGCCCTCGGCTTCTATCGCGATGCGCTCGGATTCGAACTGCGCAAAGACGTCGGCTACGACGGCATGCGCTGGCTGACCGTCGGTCCTGTCGGCCAGCCGCAGACGTCGATCGTCCTGCATCCGCCCGCAACCGATCCGGGTCTCAGCGACGACGAGCGACGCACGATCCTGGAACTCATCGCGAAAGGCAGCTACGGGGCGCTCACGTTGGCGAGCGATGACCTCGACGCACTGTTCGACCAACTCGTCTCCCGCCGCGCCGACATCGTGCAGGAGCCGATGGATCAGCCGTACGGTGAGCGCGACTGCGCCGTGCGCGACCCCGCCGGCAACCTGCTCCGTATCAACCAGGCCGCCTGA
- a CDS encoding ATP-binding cassette domain-containing protein: MADVSHTADSHDLIRVQGARENNLKDISVDIPKRRLTVFTGVSGSGKSSLVFDTIAAESRRMIDETYSAFVQGFMPSVPRPDVDVLEGLTTSIIVDQERLGANPRSTVGTVTDANAMLRILFSKLGQPYIGGPTAFSFNIPTQKASGVMTGPGGEKKIVKDAIYLGGMCPRCEGRGAVSDLDLAQIVDESKSLDEGAIMVPGYTADGWMVKGFSQSGLYPADKPIADFTEKQRHLFLYGEVTKVKISGINMTYEGLIPKITKAMLSKDIEALQPHIRAFVERVATFATCPECDGTRLTEGARSSKIAGVSIADACRMQVTDLAGWVRGLDLPEAGPLLTALSANLEAFVTLGLGYLSLDRPSGTLSGGEAQRIKMLRHLGSSLTDVTYVFDEPTIGLHPHDIQRMNTLLLQLRDKGNTVLVVEHKPETIAIADRVVDLGPGAGSAGGEVCFEGTLDGLRASGTLTGAHLDDRASLKSSVRAKNGAIEVRGADENNLQDVDVDIPTGVLTVITGVAGSGKSSLIHGSVSGREGVVVIDQGAIKGSRRSNPATYTGMLEPIRKAFAKANGVKPALFSANSEGACPSCKGSGVIVTQLGFMDTIETPCEDCGGKRFQAGVLEYKLAGKDITEVLDLPVSEARQFFSDGEAKIPAVGAILGRLEDVGLGYLSLGQPLSTLSGGERQRVKLAIQMGEKGDVYVLDEPTTGLHLADVDKILGLLDRLVDAGKTVIVIEHHQAVMTHADWIIDIGPGAGHDGGRVVFEGVPSDLVAAKSTLTGEHLAQYVWA; this comes from the coding sequence ATGGCCGACGTTTCGCACACAGCCGACTCCCACGACCTGATCCGCGTACAGGGCGCACGAGAGAACAATCTCAAAGACATCAGCGTCGATATCCCGAAGCGGCGGCTCACGGTATTCACCGGGGTGTCCGGTTCCGGCAAGAGTTCGCTGGTGTTCGACACCATCGCCGCAGAGTCAAGACGCATGATCGATGAGACCTACAGCGCTTTCGTGCAGGGATTCATGCCCTCGGTTCCGCGACCGGATGTCGATGTACTCGAGGGCCTCACGACCTCGATCATCGTCGATCAGGAGCGCCTCGGAGCGAACCCGCGGTCCACAGTCGGCACCGTCACCGATGCGAACGCGATGCTGCGCATCCTGTTCAGCAAGCTCGGGCAGCCGTACATCGGCGGGCCGACGGCGTTCTCTTTCAACATCCCCACCCAGAAGGCCAGTGGCGTGATGACCGGGCCGGGCGGTGAGAAGAAGATCGTGAAGGATGCCATCTACCTCGGTGGCATGTGCCCGAGGTGTGAGGGCAGGGGAGCGGTCTCCGACCTCGATCTCGCGCAGATCGTGGACGAGTCGAAGTCGCTGGATGAGGGCGCCATCATGGTGCCCGGGTACACCGCCGACGGGTGGATGGTGAAGGGGTTCTCGCAATCGGGTTTGTACCCTGCGGACAAACCGATCGCGGACTTCACCGAGAAGCAGCGTCATCTCTTCCTCTACGGCGAGGTCACCAAGGTGAAGATCTCGGGCATCAACATGACCTACGAGGGCCTCATCCCGAAGATCACCAAGGCGATGCTCTCGAAGGACATCGAGGCACTGCAGCCGCACATCCGTGCGTTCGTCGAGCGGGTCGCGACCTTCGCGACGTGTCCCGAGTGCGACGGCACGCGCCTCACCGAGGGTGCACGGTCATCGAAGATAGCCGGAGTGAGCATCGCGGATGCGTGCCGGATGCAGGTCACCGACCTCGCCGGATGGGTGCGCGGACTTGATCTGCCGGAGGCCGGGCCGCTGTTGACGGCGCTCAGCGCGAATCTCGAGGCGTTCGTCACTCTCGGTCTCGGATATCTGAGCCTTGATCGTCCGTCCGGCACGCTGTCCGGGGGAGAGGCGCAGCGCATCAAGATGCTGCGTCACCTCGGCTCATCACTCACCGATGTCACGTACGTGTTCGACGAGCCGACGATCGGTCTTCACCCGCACGACATCCAGCGCATGAACACGCTGCTGCTGCAGTTGCGCGACAAGGGCAACACCGTGCTGGTCGTCGAGCACAAGCCGGAGACGATCGCGATCGCCGACCGTGTCGTCGATCTCGGACCGGGCGCCGGCTCCGCCGGGGGAGAGGTCTGCTTCGAAGGAACTCTCGACGGTCTGCGTGCGAGTGGCACGCTCACCGGGGCTCACCTCGACGACCGTGCGTCCCTGAAGTCGAGCGTGCGCGCGAAGAACGGCGCGATCGAAGTGCGCGGCGCCGACGAGAACAATCTGCAGGACGTGGATGTCGACATCCCGACCGGCGTGCTGACGGTGATCACGGGTGTGGCCGGTTCCGGCAAGAGCTCACTGATCCACGGGTCCGTGTCTGGTCGCGAGGGTGTGGTGGTGATCGATCAGGGCGCGATCAAGGGATCTCGCCGCAGTAATCCTGCGACTTACACCGGAATGCTCGAACCGATCCGCAAGGCGTTCGCGAAGGCGAACGGTGTGAAGCCGGCTCTGTTCAGCGCGAACTCCGAGGGTGCGTGCCCGTCGTGCAAGGGCTCAGGCGTCATCGTCACCCAACTCGGTTTCATGGACACCATTGAGACGCCGTGCGAGGACTGCGGAGGCAAGCGCTTCCAGGCCGGCGTGCTCGAGTACAAGTTGGCCGGCAAGGACATCACCGAGGTGCTGGATCTGCCGGTCTCCGAAGCGCGGCAGTTCTTCTCTGATGGTGAAGCGAAGATTCCTGCGGTCGGTGCGATCCTCGGACGGCTCGAGGATGTCGGACTCGGGTACCTGTCGCTCGGTCAGCCGCTGTCGACGCTGTCGGGTGGAGAACGCCAGCGTGTGAAATTGGCGATCCAGATGGGGGAGAAAGGCGATGTCTACGTGCTCGACGAGCCGACCACGGGCCTGCACCTCGCCGACGTCGACAAGATCCTCGGGCTGCTCGATCGCCTTGTGGATGCCGGCAAGACGGTCATCGTGATCGAACATCATCAGGCTGTGATGACACACGCCGACTGGATCATCGACATCGGCCCCGGCGCCGGTCACGACGGCGGACGCGTGGTGTTCGAGGGCGTGCCTTCCGATCTCGTCGCCGCGAAGTCGACGCTGACAGGGGAGCACCTCGCGCAGTACGTCTGGGCGTGA
- a CDS encoding type II toxin-antitoxin system Phd/YefM family antitoxin — protein sequence MNVGVRELRDGLSRYLADVRGGDEITVTDHGRPVARLVPIDQGSPLERLIAEGRVTPPTNTSGRRKLPEPIKLRPGVTISDLVIEQRR from the coding sequence ATGAACGTCGGAGTCAGAGAACTGAGGGATGGCCTCAGTCGCTATCTCGCTGACGTGCGTGGCGGCGACGAGATCACCGTTACCGATCACGGCAGGCCCGTCGCGCGGCTCGTACCCATTGATCAGGGGAGCCCGCTGGAGCGGTTGATCGCCGAGGGGCGGGTAACACCCCCGACGAACACGTCGGGACGCAGAAAGCTACCAGAGCCGATCAAGTTGCGTCCGGGCGTCACGATCAGCGATCTGGTCATCGAGCAACGTCGGTGA
- a CDS encoding type II toxin-antitoxin system VapC family toxin: MILYVDASAVVPLVFDEPTSTRCRHLWDSASAFVSARATYVEVAAAIASAVRASRIDQTEADEARVLLDILWSDVSVVELDELLMLSAADCAREFRLRGYDAVHCASAISAAGVDAVSASGDRALLRAWLEAGLTVADVAE; this comes from the coding sequence GTGATCTTGTATGTCGATGCATCGGCAGTCGTCCCGCTCGTTTTCGACGAACCGACATCCACTCGATGTCGTCACCTGTGGGACAGCGCCAGTGCGTTTGTTTCAGCCCGAGCGACGTATGTCGAGGTCGCGGCGGCGATAGCCTCGGCGGTTCGTGCGTCACGGATAGATCAGACCGAAGCCGACGAGGCACGAGTCTTGCTCGACATCCTGTGGAGCGATGTCAGTGTTGTGGAGTTGGACGAACTGTTGATGCTCAGCGCTGCGGATTGTGCGCGAGAGTTCCGACTTCGTGGGTACGACGCCGTACATTGCGCCAGTGCGATCAGTGCTGCTGGCGTTGACGCCGTATCGGCCAGCGGCGATCGCGCCTTGCTGCGAGCTTGGCTGGAGGCGGGTCTCACTGTGGCGGATGTTGCTGAATGA
- a CDS encoding metal-sensitive transcriptional regulator, which produces MTDTTVPTTSCNHAEHEYITDKARYLARLKRIEGQSRGIHRMVEDEKYCIDILTQISALTSALQSVAVGLLEDHLRHCVADAARASSDIAEEKVREASQAIARLVR; this is translated from the coding sequence ATGACTGATACCACCGTCCCCACAACATCCTGCAACCACGCAGAGCACGAGTACATCACGGACAAAGCCCGCTACCTTGCTCGCCTCAAACGCATCGAAGGACAATCACGCGGCATCCACCGCATGGTCGAGGACGAGAAGTACTGCATTGACATCCTCACTCAGATCTCCGCACTGACCAGCGCCTTGCAGAGCGTAGCCGTCGGGCTCCTCGAAGACCACCTGCGCCACTGTGTGGCAGATGCAGCTCGCGCCAGCAGCGACATCGCCGAAGAGAAGGTCCGGGAAGCGTCTCAGGCGATCGCCCGCCTCGTTCGCTGA
- a CDS encoding heavy metal translocating P-type ATPase codes for MPGQNASGGFAEVGAVQVRADALRQLVFWWELALLIVIMLLGHWIEMRSLAQTTSALDSLAALLPDEAERVENDQVVVVAPSDLVVGDVVIVRPGGSVPADGRIVEGRASMDESMVTGESRTVERSSGDSVIAGTVATDSGLRVEITAIGDETTLAGIQRLVTEAQSSSSRAQRLADTAAGWLFWFALGAAAITAIVWTLVGLPDAAVIRTITVLVIACPHALGLAIPLVVSIATERAARGGVLVKDRLALESMRTIDTVLFDKTGTLTKGEPVVSEVSVADGADPDRVLALAAAAEADSEHPLAKAIVRAAADRKLTVPRSVEFTSSPAVGVTATVEGKIIRVGGPHLLSEENADELPVADHWRADGAIILHVIQDGRVVGALKLADEVRSESREAVDALHALGVQVVMITGDAEAVAQAVAQDLGIDRVFAGVRPEDKAAKVQQLQNEGRKVAMVGDGVNDAPALAQADVGLAIGAGTDVAIASAGVILASDDPRSVLSVIELSRASYRKMKQNLWWAAGYNIISVPLAAGVLAPIGFVLPMSIGAILMSLSTIVVALNAQLLRRLDLRPDTTTRVILNR; via the coding sequence GTGCCTGGACAGAATGCGTCCGGTGGTTTCGCAGAGGTCGGCGCAGTCCAGGTTCGTGCGGATGCACTTCGTCAGCTCGTCTTCTGGTGGGAACTCGCCCTCCTCATCGTCATCATGCTTCTCGGGCACTGGATCGAGATGCGCTCCCTCGCCCAGACGACTTCCGCACTGGACTCGCTCGCCGCGCTACTCCCCGACGAAGCGGAACGTGTCGAGAATGATCAAGTCGTGGTTGTCGCACCGTCCGACCTCGTCGTCGGTGACGTCGTCATCGTACGCCCGGGTGGCAGCGTCCCCGCGGACGGGCGCATCGTCGAGGGACGCGCATCAATGGACGAGTCCATGGTCACGGGCGAATCCCGCACCGTGGAGCGCAGCAGTGGCGACTCCGTCATCGCGGGTACCGTTGCCACCGACTCCGGGCTTCGTGTCGAGATCACCGCGATCGGCGATGAAACCACTCTTGCCGGCATCCAACGTCTCGTCACTGAGGCGCAAAGCTCGTCTTCTCGTGCTCAGCGCCTCGCTGACACGGCTGCCGGATGGTTGTTCTGGTTCGCCCTGGGTGCTGCGGCGATCACCGCGATCGTCTGGACGTTGGTCGGCTTGCCTGACGCGGCTGTCATCCGCACCATCACCGTCCTCGTCATCGCCTGCCCGCACGCGCTGGGCCTGGCCATCCCGCTGGTCGTCTCCATCGCCACCGAGCGCGCCGCCCGGGGCGGCGTGCTCGTCAAGGACCGGCTCGCGCTCGAAAGCATGCGCACCATCGATACAGTGCTGTTCGACAAGACCGGCACCCTCACCAAGGGCGAGCCCGTCGTCTCAGAGGTCTCCGTTGCCGATGGCGCCGACCCTGACCGGGTGCTCGCGCTGGCGGCCGCCGCAGAGGCCGACAGCGAGCACCCGCTCGCGAAGGCCATCGTCCGCGCGGCCGCCGACAGGAAGCTCACCGTCCCCCGAAGCGTCGAGTTCACCTCGTCACCTGCTGTGGGCGTCACAGCGACCGTTGAGGGGAAGATCATCCGAGTCGGGGGACCTCATCTGCTGTCCGAGGAGAACGCCGATGAGCTTCCGGTCGCCGATCATTGGCGCGCGGATGGCGCGATCATCCTCCATGTCATCCAGGACGGGCGCGTCGTCGGAGCCCTGAAGCTCGCCGACGAGGTGCGTTCGGAATCCCGGGAAGCCGTCGACGCCCTTCACGCGCTCGGCGTGCAGGTCGTAATGATCACCGGCGACGCGGAAGCCGTGGCGCAGGCCGTCGCACAAGACCTCGGCATCGACCGCGTCTTCGCCGGAGTACGCCCGGAGGACAAGGCCGCAAAGGTCCAACAACTCCAGAACGAGGGACGTAAGGTCGCAATGGTCGGCGACGGCGTCAACGACGCCCCTGCCCTCGCGCAGGCCGACGTTGGGCTGGCGATCGGTGCGGGCACGGACGTTGCGATCGCGTCGGCTGGTGTCATCCTCGCAAGCGACGACCCCCGCTCGGTACTCTCCGTGATCGAACTGTCACGGGCTTCGTACCGGAAGATGAAGCAGAATCTCTGGTGGGCTGCCGGATACAACATCATCTCCGTCCCCCTCGCCGCCGGCGTCCTCGCCCCCATCGGATTCGTGCTCCCGATGTCGATCGGAGCGATCCTCATGTCACTATCCACCATCGTCGTCGCCCTCAACGCCCAACTGCTGCGCCGACTCGACCTCCGCCCCGACACCACGACCCGCGTCATCCTGAACCGCTGA
- a CDS encoding DUF305 domain-containing protein: protein MSKDAHETNGRQAGAKKHGSLTMYLRFAAMILTGMVVMYWTMFAGVWEWGHIRFSESRVFMALTMGGAMGLVMLAWMLNMYKHRKANIAVIIVSVLLLGGGIALDRSQITVDDTAYMRAMIPHHSLAITRSERAQLQDVRVCELAVEISEAQRREILEMDWLIADIESNGLALTAEDAQDRSVPDFERAADRQCSDDG, encoded by the coding sequence ATGTCGAAGGACGCGCACGAAACAAATGGACGACAAGCGGGGGCGAAAAAGCACGGATCGCTGACGATGTACTTGCGATTCGCGGCGATGATTCTCACCGGCATGGTCGTGATGTATTGGACGATGTTCGCTGGAGTGTGGGAATGGGGGCACATACGCTTCAGCGAAAGCCGCGTCTTCATGGCGCTCACTATGGGCGGCGCGATGGGGCTGGTCATGCTGGCCTGGATGCTCAACATGTACAAGCACAGGAAAGCGAACATTGCGGTCATCATCGTCAGCGTTCTTCTCCTCGGAGGAGGCATCGCCCTCGACCGCAGCCAGATCACCGTCGACGACACCGCGTACATGCGCGCAATGATTCCGCATCACTCGCTCGCGATCACCCGGTCCGAGCGAGCACAGCTGCAGGATGTCCGCGTCTGCGAACTTGCGGTTGAAATCAGCGAAGCGCAGCGCCGAGAGATCCTCGAAATGGACTGGCTCATCGCCGACATCGAAAGCAACGGACTCGCGCTGACGGCCGAGGACGCGCAAGACCGATCCGTTCCAGACTTCGAACGGGCAGCCGACCGCCAGTGCTCGGACGACGGATGA
- a CDS encoding ISAs1 family transposase translates to MKFPHRVRSGGRRYPLWEVLALVVCAVVAGSRTFTAIVEWAADAARYRPVTGSQSVPTLATIHRVCTTIDGEALDAAVTSWVGERIASRAVAIDGKEVRGAKNGTGSPVFLMAALDHDTGTVIGQESIGEKTNEIPPFAALVDQLGDVRGLIVTRTVMTLST, encoded by the coding sequence ATGAAATTTCCGCATCGGGTCCGAAGCGGGGGCCGACGGTATCCGTTGTGGGAAGTGCTCGCGCTCGTGGTGTGCGCGGTCGTGGCGGGATCGCGCACATTCACGGCGATCGTGGAGTGGGCGGCGGACGCGGCCCGATATCGCCCAGTGACCGGATCGCAAAGCGTTCCCACACTCGCCACGATCCACCGGGTCTGCACGACCATCGATGGGGAAGCCCTCGATGCTGCCGTGACCTCGTGGGTGGGAGAGCGCATCGCATCGAGGGCTGTCGCGATCGATGGGAAAGAAGTGCGCGGCGCGAAGAACGGCACCGGATCGCCGGTGTTCCTGATGGCAGCGCTGGATCACGACACGGGGACAGTCATCGGGCAGGAATCCATCGGAGAGAAGACGAACGAGATCCCGCCCTTCGCCGCCCTGGTCGACCAGCTCGGAGACGTGAGAGGGCTCATCGTCACACGCACCGTGATGACCTTATCGACATAG
- a CDS encoding multicopper oxidase family protein, which produces MHTDLNRRQFLAFGALTLTAVGLSACDATNRPSSYVGPDSPAVAAAEAKRRRTGTVLQRALTAEPVTLDLGGKSAETWAYRGASAADPLRGNVGETLKVALTNGLPDPTTVHWHGLALRNDMDGVPNLTQKPVQSGDTFTYEFVLPHAGTYWFHPHVGVQQDRGLYAPLIIDDPNEKADYDKEWIVVLDDWLDGVTATPDQVLNELSQGMMDHGGMGTGPMRMGNTLMGATSPLLGGDAGDVYYPLFLINGKPANDPQTFTAKPGERIRLRIINAGGDTAFRFGVADHPLTITHTDGFPVEPYEAESVVLGMGERYDAVITAGDGAFAVVAEALGKQDQALAVLRTGSGSVPAKDVKLPQTTTPATAADLKATGAVALPKRAVDRTIVLELTGSMSKYDWAINGRRMDMEQPMRDALGIIAGERVKLEFKNSTEMWHPMHLHGHTYQHLGGGPRKDTSIVLPGKTLRAEFDADNPGRWLSHCHNVYHGEAGMMTAIAYQQS; this is translated from the coding sequence ATGCACACCGACCTGAACCGCCGCCAGTTCCTCGCTTTCGGCGCACTGACCCTCACCGCCGTCGGCCTCTCCGCATGCGACGCTACCAACAGGCCAAGCTCGTACGTCGGCCCAGACAGCCCCGCTGTCGCAGCGGCAGAGGCGAAGCGCCGCCGCACCGGAACGGTCTTGCAGCGCGCTCTGACCGCCGAGCCGGTCACGCTCGACCTCGGCGGGAAGAGCGCCGAGACCTGGGCCTACCGCGGGGCCTCTGCCGCCGACCCGCTGCGCGGCAACGTCGGCGAGACTTTGAAGGTCGCCCTCACCAACGGCCTCCCCGACCCGACCACCGTGCACTGGCACGGCCTCGCCCTACGCAACGACATGGACGGCGTGCCGAACCTCACGCAGAAGCCGGTCCAGTCGGGCGACACGTTCACCTACGAGTTCGTCCTGCCACATGCCGGCACCTACTGGTTCCACCCGCACGTCGGCGTGCAGCAGGACCGCGGCCTGTATGCGCCGCTGATCATCGACGACCCCAACGAGAAGGCCGACTACGACAAGGAATGGATCGTCGTCCTGGACGACTGGCTCGACGGCGTCACCGCGACGCCTGACCAAGTCCTCAATGAGCTCAGCCAGGGCATGATGGACCACGGCGGCATGGGCACGGGGCCGATGCGGATGGGCAACACCCTGATGGGCGCGACCTCGCCGCTGCTCGGCGGCGACGCCGGCGACGTTTACTACCCCCTCTTCCTCATCAACGGCAAGCCCGCGAACGACCCGCAGACCTTCACCGCCAAGCCCGGGGAGCGGATCCGGCTCCGGATCATCAACGCCGGCGGCGACACCGCCTTCCGGTTCGGCGTCGCCGACCATCCGCTCACCATCACCCACACCGACGGCTTCCCCGTGGAGCCGTACGAGGCCGAGAGCGTCGTGCTCGGCATGGGCGAGCGCTACGACGCGGTCATCACCGCCGGCGACGGCGCGTTCGCCGTCGTCGCCGAAGCCCTCGGCAAGCAGGACCAGGCCCTCGCCGTACTGCGTACCGGATCCGGCAGCGTCCCCGCCAAAGACGTCAAGCTGCCGCAGACGACGACCCCCGCCACCGCGGCCGACCTCAAGGCGACCGGCGCGGTCGCCCTGCCCAAGCGCGCCGTCGACCGCACCATCGTGCTCGAGCTGACCGGGAGCATGAGCAAGTACGACTGGGCCATCAACGGCAGGCGCATGGACATGGAGCAGCCGATGCGCGACGCCCTCGGCATCATCGCCGGGGAGCGGGTGAAGCTGGAGTTCAAGAACTCGACCGAGATGTGGCATCCCATGCACCTGCATGGGCACACCTACCAGCACCTCGGCGGCGGGCCCCGCAAGGACACCTCGATCGTCCTGCCCGGCAAGACCCTCCGCGCCGAGTTCGACGCCGACAACCCCGGCCGCTGGCTCAGCCACTGCCACAACGTCTACCACGGGGAGGCTGGGATGATGACTGCCATCGCCTACCAGCAGAGCTGA